From Bdellovibrio sp. KM01:
CCGCCAAGTCATCACAATCATATTGTGGACCTGTCGGTAAATTGATTTGCGCCTGATAGATCAAGGCGGTTCGAGAATCATCAAAGAATTTGTAGATGCTGACCAATTGAACGTCTCCCACAAAGGAATCGTTATGGTCTTCAAGTTTCTTATAGCCTTTTTGCGCTAAAGTATCGTTGGTCGCTTTTCCCAAATCTGTATTAAGAGCTTCATCCAGTTCCGGGCTTAAGCCAGAAAATTGACTGCGGTAATAATCGATATTTGAAAATTGCTGGGACAACTTAATACGATTTGTGTAGTTCACGAACGGAACACCGGCCGCCACGGTCCACTTGGACGTCACTCCACGGGCAAAAACGGGTGCGAAATAGTTCACATGGGGTTGAGTGTCGACGTGTAAGACACCCAGGTTAAATTTATCACCCAAACCAGAGGCACCGAATTTGTTTAAAGCCGTGATCAGCTTACGGGCATCGGCATTGAATTTTTGCAGGGTTTTCGCGTCGAAGTTAACAGACTTATAGTCACCCAAAGTGATAAGGCTGCCGTCGTCTGTATATCTTTCACCAATGCCGTCAAGATTGCCATAGCGGAAGGAGGGACTATTGATGCCCTCTGGGAGAGTCTCTGTCGATAGCAGAGCGAAGGCACGGGAGGCACCCAAGAAAAGGCTACTTGCTATGAGTAGAATGATCACTACTTTCACTTTTATCCTCACCAGAATGCGACTTGGGTGTTATAGCCGGATTGCATAAAAAAGTCTTGTAGAAAGGTATCTTTTTACAGAATGTAAACTATGAGTTCCCACTGTGCTGGCTTAAACGCAGAATTTCTGCTAGAGTCCGTACACTATGACGACACTTAAGGTATTTCTTTCCGACTCATTTCATCCGCAACTAAATCTTGCGACTGAGGAATGGATTTTCCATAACCTGGATCCTTCCAGTCAGATTTTATTTTTGTGGAGGAACGAAGAGACTGTCGTCATCGGTCGCAATCAAAATCCCTGGTCGGAGTGCAATCTGGCACAAATGAAAAACGATAATGTTCACTTGGCTCGTCGAACGACGGGCGGTGGCGCTGTATTCCATGATTTGGGAAACACTAACTTTACTTTTCTATCTCCCAAAGATGGCTACCGCCGCGAGAACAACATTCAGATTATCTTTGATGCTTTGAAAGAGTTCGGCATCCAGGCCGAGGCGTCAGGTCGTAACGACTTGACGGTACCTTTCCATGATGGCCCCCGTAAATTCAGCGGCAGTGCTTATCGTGAAAAGAAAGACCGCGCTTTCCATCATGGTACTTTGCTTTTGCATGCCGACCTCACGCGCCTGGGGAATTACCTGACCCCGAATCCTAAAAAGCTTCAGGCCAAGGGTAAAGAATCAGTTCGCGCGCGCGTGACGAATTTGAATGAGCTTTATAAAGACATCAACCATGACAAAGTGTCAGAGGCGATGATTCGTTCTTTTGAAAAGTTCTATGGCGCTAAAGCTGAAGTGATCATGCTGAACCTTGAAAGTCTGCCTAAGATTCCGGAATTGAAAGAGCAATATGATATTCTTTCTTCCTGGGAGTGGTTGTACGGATCGACTTTGGAGTTCACTCACAAAATGGATGAGTACCTGAGCCTGGGATTCTTTGATTTTCATTTTATCGTCGATGATGGTGTCATTAAAGATCTAAAGATTTATACGGATTGCCTGTATCCGGCACTTATCGAAAGCATGCAACACTCGCTGATTGCAAAACACTATTCCGGTAACAGCGTAAAAAACGCCTTCACAGAAGTCGTTCAAAAGTTTCCGGACCTTGAGCCACAGATCAATGAACTTGAATCGTGGCTTGTAAAGAATATTGAAATTTAAGGATGTCCCTGTGCAAGTTGATATTGGTAAACTAAATAAATTAAAAGCCGTAAAAAAAGCTGAATTCGGAATGTTTCTGGATGGCGGTGATGATGGGGAGATTCTATTGCCTCGTCGTTATGTCCCTGACGATTTGAAAGTCGACGATGAGATCGAAGTGTTTGTGCATTTCGATTCCGAGGACCGCCTTATTGCTACGACTGAAAAACCGAAAGCCATGGTGGGGGAGTTTGCCCATTTGATGGTAAAGTCCGTGGAAAATGTCGGTGCCTTCCTGGATTGGGGCTTGGGTAAAGATCTTTTTCTGCCTTATGCGGAAATGACCCGTGACCTTCGCGCGGGTCAAGCGGTGGTTGTGTTTGTTTATTTAGATAAATCAGATCGTATCGCTTCCTCCATGCGTCTGGATCGCTATATCTCCAAAGAGCCAGGTGATTACAAAGAAGGCCAACAGGTCGATTTATTCATCGGCGCAGAGACGGACCTGGGCTTTAAGGCCATCATAAATGGCAAGCACTGGGGTATGATCTATGCCAATGAAATCTTTGATCGTCTGGTGCATGGTCAAAAGCTCAAAGGTTATATCAAGAAAGTCCGTGAAGACGGAAAAATTGATTTAAGCCTGCAAAAGATGGGGCATCAAAGTTCTGAAGATATCGGTCCTTTGATTTTGCAACGCCTTCGTGAAGAGGGGGGATTTTTGCCGATCAATGATAAAACCGCAGCCGAACTTATTTATGACATGTTCGGCGTCAGCAAAAAGAAGTATAAAATGGCCTTGGGTGATCTCTATAAAAAACGTGTGATCACAGTGAAGGACGACGGAATCTATCTTAATAAATAGATTCCGAATCGACTTTGGCCAATGACGGTTGTTTCACCAATCCCGGTGGAAAATAGTTGCCTTTTACGACCTCCTTGGTGGGACCATAGAATCTGAAAGTTAGACTGTAATTACCGGCGGCTGGTGTCGGCAGCCAGTTCTCTTGTGGTACACCCTGCGGTAACTTGCTCGCAAAATACAACGTCACAGATCCATCCGAATTTGGTTTTACGTTCGTTTGATTGTTGATTACGAACTTGTTCGCGGGATTCGGGATCACCCTATAGTTTTTTGAATCCACATTGGTAATGCTCCAGAAATATTTCGCGCGAGTAGAGGGAAGTTTATCTTTGGGAAAAGTCACAGTGTAAACCGCACTGCCATCTAAAAGCTCTCCCTTGGCATCGTTTCGAGTCGCATAATAGACGGCCTCCTTATTGTTATTAGCCCAGATTCCACCATAGTTAACGAAAGCCCGAGCCTGATAGTCGTTTCCGTAGTTCCCAAATCGTCGCACCAAGGCCCAACCATTTTTCGTCCGTTCGACTTTTTCTCTGAGGCCAAAGAATGCTGGAATGGCTTTTTCCTTGATAATTTTCGCTGTGGCTTCACGGGAGTTCTCATGTTTAGCAGTCCTTTCCACAGCTAGAACTTTTATTTGCAGCCCCCCCATATTCGGATTTATGTCTTTTTCAGAAGCTAAAATCGATGCCGCGTTGTCAAAGATTTCAATGCCTGGAAGCTGATCGTGCTCAAAGTCAACGACCTTGGGGGAGTCGGTGATATCCGGTTTTCCAGTCGGGTACATTTTAATCTGTCGTTGCAGTCTCACTGCCTCCGTCGGATCTTTTCCCAGTTCCACGCGCGCCAGTACCCGAGATTTTTTCGATGGCAGAATCACCTTTTGTACATCAGGTGCCAAGGTCACTTGCGAGTCCTTTAAACACACAGCGAACTTTCCAAATGGATGCTGGGGATAAGTTCGTTCATTCAGATTGGCTGTGGTTTCACCCCAACCATTTAAAAATTGGACCGTGTAATAGCGGCCTTTGATTTCAGGAATTTCCACCATCGTGCAACTGTTTTCGTCAATTGCCACCCAGGCTTCACTGTAGGCGACGTCCAAATTAGGATTAGCCCACTGAACTCCTCCTACATCGCGATGTTTTATTTCATTCCACTGCATGTCCTCTTTGCTGAAATCCAAATTTTCCTGACGCAGCACTAGAACTCTGGTCATCAGATACTGATAGGCATCGATGACCTCTTTGTCGGTGATGTTTTTTACAGGACGAGCCAGGGATGGTGTGGTGAATAGCAATGATGAAGCGACAAAAATCATCGATACAGTTTTCATAAAAAAGGTCTCTCCTTAATTGATTACACCGTTTATTGTAAAAAATGATCTCGCATTTACCTACATGCTTATTGGCAACGCTAAACAGTTCTAAGTGCACTTGACGCGCAAAATTTATCATCATGTATTTCAGAATAAACGGGAGGATTTTATGAATCGCATTTTGCTGGTCGTCTGCATTTTTTTACAGGCTTGGTTCGCGATGGCCGAGGTCACCAGCGAAGATATGAATAAATCCAACAGTCCTTTGACGCCGTTGGCGGCTGTGAATCTTCATGATTATGTACAAAGCTCGGTCTACTCCACGGATGAGACACTGAATACAGCGTATCTGCGAATCGCTTCGCCATTAATGTTAGGAGGTCATGCGCAGTTGGCGCGCATGACAATTCCATATTCCGTTTCCGCTTTAGAAACTCCGACCACGACAACTTCGGGGGTGGGGGACGTCAGTATTTTTGACTTATTCTTACTTAAAGGAAGGGGCACCATGGAATTCGGTGTAGGGCCCTTGTTGGTTCTGCCTACGGCTTCGAAAGATGAGACCGGTGCTGGCAAATGGCAGATTGGGGCTGCGGGAGTCGTCATGGCTCCACAGTTTTGGGGCCTCTTAGGAGCTTTGATAACTTATCAACATGATTTCGCTGGGGACAGTGATCGTCCGACACAAAATCTGGCAACTGCCCAGCCCTTCGTGATTTGGAATATGCCCGCCGGGTTCTATTTAAGATCCGCGGGTATTATGCTCTTTAACTGGGAAACCGGGGATTACAATATACCGTTGGGTGCTGGGCTTGGTAAGGTTTGGAAGCTTCAGGGGGGAACTACTATAAATTTTTTCGCGGAACCTCAGTGGACGGTGGCTCATGTGGGAGATTATACCCCAAACTTTCAAACGTTTGTTGGTTTGAACTTCCAGTTCCCTTTGAAATAATCAGTAATTCACAGATGACGAATACATAAAACCCAAGGTGTCGGAGTTGCTCGCTCCGACTTCGTCATTTTTTGAGTACTTGTAATATAATCCGAAATTAGCTTCATAGGTTCTGTTGTTATAGTTGATACCTGTTGAAAACATCGAAATGGATTGATTCGACATTTGCGTAAAACTTCCTCCGCCCATGAAGCGAACACTTCTGAAGGGTATTTTAATTCCCGTCGAAATATTGAAGAGGCTAAGATCAGATTCTTGTTGAATCGGAGTCGAGGGCAGTGCGTATTGAGGTGCATAACTTAGATCCAACAGAAAAGTCTTATCATTGAAATGAAAGACCTGACCGACTGTCACTCCCAGTATAGGATCGGTATGGGGAGTGTAGCGGCCAAAAGTTTCTGTGGCTAGCGTGTCCCCCGTACTTAATTGATTCTGATAGAGGTCTCCTTCGGAATACAGATTCAAAGCACGCCATTGTACAGTTGCACCGATGCTATAGTCATCCCGGGCGCGCCAAACGAATCCGGGATTTAAAGCGATATAGTTTTGTTGCTCGAATCTTTTTTGATTTAAAGACGTGGTCGTTCCCGCCGAAACCGTATTGGTGATCGAATCCGATGTTAGTTCATTCCAGGTAAAGGCGATGGAAAATCCCCAGGCCAAGGACTCATCAATCAAGCCGCCATAGGAAAGCCCTCCTTGAGCAAACTGAAAGCGCACATCTTTGGCTGTCACTCCCCCTGAGGCATCTTGTATCCGAAAGGTGTTGTCGACATTGGCGGGATAGGAATAGAAAAACCCTGTTTTAATTTTTTCATCAACACTGAAGACAGCTGACGTCATTAAAGTCGAAGAAGTGAAGGAGCCCGTTTGATTGTGAAATGCCGGGTCCTGCATTTCTTGGTAGGCAATACCAGTGCCGGAAACAGTCAGGTTCAGTTCATATTCACAAAACCCCAAGCCTGCGGGATTATACAGGGGGCTGCCGGCAGAGCATAAAAGCCCCACGCCAGCATTTCCCAGAAAAGCTTCCTGACTGCCCACAGGGGAGAAAGAGTAAGAAGCCCGACTGAAAGCGGGACTTAGGAATAAAAAAAGTAAAATGAAATACTTCATTCCAAGTCCCGCATTCTTAAACTAATCCAGTGAGAACATCAGGTTAAGACCCACGGATTTATAATCAGCAAGTCCTTTTGCCATCGCTGAGTTGTTGGCATCAAAATAAAGATCCAATCCCCAGCGGGAATTGAATTTAAATGTTGAACCAAAAATGAACGGAAATGATGGCGTATCAATGCTTGATATTTTGCAGTTCGGATCCCCTGAACAAGAGCTGGCAATATTGATCGAGGCAATAAAGCCCAGATAGATTCCAAATTTTTCCTGTGGCTTAAACAGGATTGTGATTGGAATGTCCAGATAGTCCAAATTGAAATCAATCTTAGTTCCCGAGTCACTTTCCGTTTGCAGGGGTCTTTGTGTGTACAGAAGACCTGAGCGGAAGTGGGCGATATTTCCCTCTAAGGGCATGTGCACAAAGGCGCCAGCCTGCAAACCGGTGCGAGCATGTGTCGAGATGCCGGGACCATAGGCATAGCCGTTTTGTTGACGAGCCCCTAATTCAAGTCCGTAATCCAAAGCGGCTTGAGCCGTGGATGTAAATATGAAAGCAGCAACGAGCGAAATAAAATACTTTTGCATGAATGTTCTCCTTTGGTTAATTAACGACGAAAGCCACCACCGCCACCACGAAATCCACCGCTTGCACGCATGCCGCCACCTCCGTGCAGGGCTGGAGCACCACCAGTGCGTTGCATGTCAGCCGCTGGTTGGCGAGGCTGTGGTTGAGGCGCACGGCCTTCATGGGAACGTTCCAAATTTTGAATGTTGTCGGGTTTGCTGACGGGAGTCCAAGTGTCGGGACCATTGTATTTGGACCAGTCGCCTTTGCCATTTCGACGATATACGCTGCCATCATGTCCCGCATAGACCGTGTTACTATCAAGACCCCGGGCAAACTTGGTATTGCCGATCGTATTGATGGCAACTCCATGACCGCCGGAACCCGTGATCACCGTGCGTTTGCCCCAGTTGTGATAGGTGTTGTCGACATTGATGTTCACATAGGTCGGACCCCAGCAGCAGGATCCCCAACCCCACGGATACATCACGGCACCCATGGAAAAGCCCATGTAAAATCCTGCATCATATCCCCAGCCATATCCCACGCCAAATCCGTAAGTGTAGGGTGGAGGATACCAGGCAGACGAAGACGTATAGGCGCTATAAGCATAACCAGTTCCATACACGATTGTGCCATCAGCAGAGACGAACGTGCCGTGATAACCTGGCGTATAGCCAACAATCACATACTCTCCGTTCGTGCCGTAAACACGCACGTAAGTGACGTAATATAACGGTGATGACGGAGGAATTTGATAAATCTGATCAGGAACTGCGATTGAAACGTCCCAAGGTCCCTTCGCCGTCGTTGAGTTAAACCAAACACCATCTTGAACCACATAGAACAAACTTGGATTCAACATCAGCATCGGAGTGTTGCAATTTTCTGCATACTGCATTGAAGTCCCAGAAATCTTTTGCCATTTGATTTCGCCATCACACACCAAGTTCTTTGGTTTTAGCGTACGAGGCACCTGTGCTGTTTGGGGAATTTGGCTGGTAATCAAAGCTTCTTTGGCTTGCGGAGTTCCTGGTACTGAAACCAAAACCTCGGCGACCTGACTGGTCACAGGAATTTTCGCAAAATCCTTCGGCAGATCTTTGCCTGTCGCAAAACTCCAGGGTCCTTCCAGAGATTTCGCCGTGAACCAACGACCAGAAATCAAAGTGTAAAACTGTTGTGAAGAAGATTCCAGAAAGATGGAGTTAGGGGAGTTCGAAACATAAAGCA
This genomic window contains:
- a CDS encoding lipoate--protein ligase, giving the protein MTTLKVFLSDSFHPQLNLATEEWIFHNLDPSSQILFLWRNEETVVIGRNQNPWSECNLAQMKNDNVHLARRTTGGGAVFHDLGNTNFTFLSPKDGYRRENNIQIIFDALKEFGIQAEASGRNDLTVPFHDGPRKFSGSAYREKKDRAFHHGTLLLHADLTRLGNYLTPNPKKLQAKGKESVRARVTNLNELYKDINHDKVSEAMIRSFEKFYGAKAEVIMLNLESLPKIPELKEQYDILSSWEWLYGSTLEFTHKMDEYLSLGFFDFHFIVDDGVIKDLKIYTDCLYPALIESMQHSLIAKHYSGNSVKNAFTEVVQKFPDLEPQINELESWLVKNIEI
- a CDS encoding S1 RNA-binding domain-containing protein, which codes for MQVDIGKLNKLKAVKKAEFGMFLDGGDDGEILLPRRYVPDDLKVDDEIEVFVHFDSEDRLIATTEKPKAMVGEFAHLMVKSVENVGAFLDWGLGKDLFLPYAEMTRDLRAGQAVVVFVYLDKSDRIASSMRLDRYISKEPGDYKEGQQVDLFIGAETDLGFKAIINGKHWGMIYANEIFDRLVHGQKLKGYIKKVREDGKIDLSLQKMGHQSSEDIGPLILQRLREEGGFLPINDKTAAELIYDMFGVSKKKYKMALGDLYKKRVITVKDDGIYLNK
- a CDS encoding DUF1214 domain-containing protein encodes the protein MKTVSMIFVASSLLFTTPSLARPVKNITDKEVIDAYQYLMTRVLVLRQENLDFSKEDMQWNEIKHRDVGGVQWANPNLDVAYSEAWVAIDENSCTMVEIPEIKGRYYTVQFLNGWGETTANLNERTYPQHPFGKFAVCLKDSQVTLAPDVQKVILPSKKSRVLARVELGKDPTEAVRLQRQIKMYPTGKPDITDSPKVVDFEHDQLPGIEIFDNAASILASEKDINPNMGGLQIKVLAVERTAKHENSREATAKIIKEKAIPAFFGLREKVERTKNGWALVRRFGNYGNDYQARAFVNYGGIWANNNKEAVYYATRNDAKGELLDGSAVYTVTFPKDKLPSTRAKYFWSITNVDSKNYRVIPNPANKFVINNQTNVKPNSDGSVTLYFASKLPQGVPQENWLPTPAAGNYSLTFRFYGPTKEVVKGNYFPPGLVKQPSLAKVDSESIY
- a CDS encoding outer membrane beta-barrel protein; protein product: MQKYFISLVAAFIFTSTAQAALDYGLELGARQQNGYAYGPGISTHARTGLQAGAFVHMPLEGNIAHFRSGLLYTQRPLQTESDSGTKIDFNLDYLDIPITILFKPQEKFGIYLGFIASINIASSCSGDPNCKISSIDTPSFPFIFGSTFKFNSRWGLDLYFDANNSAMAKGLADYKSVGLNLMFSLD